In the Catenulispora sp. GP43 genome, one interval contains:
- a CDS encoding universal stress protein codes for MKHTVVVGYDQSPSGERALGQAGREAAWRNGSVTVVNAFQAVLTSPIGYFPTDVETSLKEAADEIAAAGVAGVRQRYPGMTVDSAVVAGPAADALAEASRDADLLVLGNRGRGGFAGLLLGSVSMRTLTLASCPTMIVRGAQRDPVHTVLLAVDVADPAEESMDFAFADASMRRAQLKAVTVWDLDWIGADDPDTADSLVKAERNARADIRSTLERQLRPWHAEHPEVHVVAEVLGGTPSAALTDLTGSTDLIVAGAHRRGDDHLGMRPGPTAHTLLHHADCPVVVVPRA; via the coding sequence ATGAAGCACACCGTCGTCGTCGGGTACGACCAGAGCCCGTCCGGCGAGCGCGCCCTGGGCCAGGCCGGCCGGGAGGCGGCCTGGCGGAACGGCTCGGTCACCGTCGTGAACGCCTTCCAAGCCGTCCTGACGAGCCCGATCGGCTACTTCCCGACGGACGTGGAGACCTCGCTGAAGGAGGCCGCCGACGAGATCGCGGCAGCCGGCGTCGCCGGGGTGCGCCAGCGGTATCCCGGCATGACCGTGGACTCGGCGGTCGTCGCCGGGCCGGCCGCCGACGCCCTGGCCGAGGCCTCCCGGGACGCGGACCTGCTGGTGCTCGGCAACCGCGGCCGCGGCGGGTTCGCCGGCCTGCTGCTCGGCTCGGTGTCGATGCGCACGCTGACCCTGGCCTCGTGCCCGACGATGATCGTCCGCGGCGCGCAGCGCGATCCCGTCCACACGGTCCTCCTCGCGGTGGATGTCGCGGATCCCGCTGAGGAGTCGATGGACTTCGCGTTCGCCGACGCCTCCATGCGCAGGGCGCAGCTGAAGGCGGTCACGGTGTGGGACCTGGACTGGATCGGGGCCGACGACCCCGACACCGCCGACAGCCTGGTCAAGGCAGAGCGGAACGCCCGGGCCGACATCCGCTCGACCCTGGAGCGGCAGCTGCGCCCGTGGCACGCCGAGCATCCGGAAGTCCACGTCGTCGCCGAGGTCCTGGGCGGCACACCGAGCGCGGCGCTGACAGACCTGACCGGGAGCACGGACCTGATCGTCGCGGGCGCGCACCGGCGCGGCGACGACCACCTCGGCATGCGCCCCGGGCCGACCGCCCACACGCTGCTGCACCACGCGGACTGCCCGGTCGTGGTTGTGCCGCGGGCGTGA
- a CDS encoding GNAT family N-acetyltransferase: MDLDAMNGPASLADRPAFPSEPVHALLADGTTVSIRPTAEGDLDGLIAMFAALSPESSRMRFFASGTAAGRGAARRLCDPHPDRIALVVVAHHGQDEEIIGEGEAWRLRPDADAAEVGFTVAEGHRGLGIGTLLLEHLAGAARAAGIRTFVAETLADNLAMKRVIASAGLNHSAAYEHGGTVFHEIDLTEDDAYLEVVADREFAASAASLEPLFRPRAVAVVGAGRGGGVGRAILDHLLAAGFDRPLFAVNPHADRIAGVPCSRSIDLLPEQVDLAVVAVPQDGLVEAAAACGRRGVRALTIITSPVSASVRMTVKAICRRHGMRLVGPNCLGVASFGPDLAMDATFGPQTPLGPARIRPTGTGPATMGPTAIGSSVIGPSAIASAAGIGVQSGGVGIAMLDHLSRLGIGAASFASLGDKADVSGNDLLAWWSRDPATRLVLLHLESFGNPRKFARYARRVARAKPVLIVAAGRSAAGSRAAASHTATSVAPGITREALYRQAGVIATHSVTELVETAALLATGARPTGNRVAVVSNAGGMGVLGADACVETGLAVPEFGGALRERLSTLLGPAADCGNPVDAGAGADADLLRAAVETVAASGEVDAVLLLLVPTALAELPATLAADARTGSVPALAVRVDQAAGVRTVVGSDGAVAPVYGDAEYAARALSHACAYAAWLRRPGGEVPVLSDVRSRDAARLISLFLATHPEGGWLPPDRAADLLACYGIRCARLVLATDEQSAVTAADVWGGPVALKAYWPELIHKSDAGGVLLGLSGPEEIRAGWRRLRDRFGDRLADVVVQEMAPTGVELLVGVDDDAVFGPLVAFGIGGTVTDLAADRAYRLAPLTGADAEELVRSTRAARLLAGYRGRPGGDVVVVREVLSRLAQLAAEQTCVAEAEINPLIAAPDGVTAADFRIRVEPRTPTDPYLRRLR, from the coding sequence ATGGACCTGGACGCCATGAACGGACCCGCCTCGCTCGCCGATCGGCCCGCCTTTCCGAGCGAACCGGTGCACGCACTGCTGGCCGACGGCACCACGGTGTCGATCCGGCCCACCGCCGAGGGGGACCTCGACGGCCTGATCGCGATGTTCGCCGCGTTGTCCCCGGAGAGTTCGCGCATGCGGTTCTTCGCCTCCGGCACCGCCGCCGGACGTGGAGCGGCCCGCAGGCTGTGCGATCCGCATCCCGATCGGATCGCGCTGGTGGTCGTGGCGCACCACGGCCAGGACGAGGAGATCATCGGCGAGGGCGAGGCCTGGCGGCTGCGCCCGGACGCCGACGCCGCCGAGGTCGGCTTCACCGTCGCCGAGGGCCACCGCGGCCTCGGCATCGGCACCCTGCTGCTGGAACACCTCGCCGGCGCCGCGCGTGCCGCCGGGATCCGGACGTTCGTGGCCGAGACCCTGGCCGATAACCTGGCGATGAAACGCGTCATCGCCTCGGCCGGACTGAACCACAGCGCCGCGTACGAGCACGGCGGCACCGTCTTCCACGAGATCGACCTCACCGAGGACGACGCGTACCTGGAGGTCGTCGCCGACCGCGAGTTCGCGGCGAGCGCCGCGTCGCTGGAACCGTTGTTCCGGCCGCGCGCGGTGGCCGTGGTCGGCGCCGGGCGCGGCGGCGGAGTGGGGCGCGCGATCCTGGACCATCTTCTGGCCGCGGGGTTCGACCGGCCGCTGTTCGCGGTGAACCCGCACGCGGACCGGATCGCCGGCGTGCCGTGCTCGCGCTCGATCGACCTGCTGCCGGAGCAGGTCGACCTGGCGGTCGTGGCGGTACCGCAGGACGGGCTCGTCGAGGCGGCCGCCGCCTGCGGACGGCGCGGCGTCAGGGCCCTGACCATCATCACTTCTCCGGTGTCGGCCTCGGTGCGCATGACCGTGAAGGCGATCTGCCGCCGCCACGGCATGCGGCTGGTCGGGCCGAACTGCCTGGGTGTCGCCTCGTTCGGGCCGGACCTGGCGATGGACGCCACGTTCGGGCCGCAGACCCCGCTCGGGCCGGCCCGGATCAGGCCGACCGGGACGGGGCCGGCGACGATGGGGCCGACCGCGATCGGATCTTCCGTGATCGGACCTTCTGCCATCGCCAGCGCGGCCGGGATCGGCGTGCAGTCCGGCGGCGTGGGCATCGCGATGCTCGACCACCTGTCCCGGCTCGGCATCGGCGCGGCCTCCTTCGCCTCGCTCGGCGACAAGGCCGACGTCTCGGGCAACGACCTGCTGGCCTGGTGGTCGCGCGATCCCGCGACGCGGCTGGTGCTGCTGCACCTGGAGTCGTTCGGCAACCCGCGCAAGTTCGCCCGCTACGCCCGGCGCGTGGCGCGCGCCAAGCCCGTGCTGATCGTCGCGGCGGGACGCTCCGCGGCCGGGTCCCGGGCCGCCGCCTCGCACACCGCGACCTCCGTGGCCCCGGGGATCACCCGCGAGGCGCTGTACCGGCAGGCCGGCGTCATCGCGACCCACTCGGTCACCGAACTGGTGGAGACGGCCGCGCTGCTGGCGACCGGCGCACGGCCGACCGGCAACCGGGTCGCGGTGGTGTCCAACGCCGGGGGCATGGGGGTGCTGGGGGCCGACGCCTGCGTCGAGACCGGTCTGGCCGTCCCGGAGTTCGGCGGCGCGTTGCGCGAGCGTCTCAGTACCCTGCTGGGGCCGGCCGCCGACTGCGGCAACCCGGTGGACGCCGGGGCCGGGGCCGATGCGGATCTGCTGCGTGCGGCGGTGGAGACCGTGGCCGCCTCCGGCGAGGTCGACGCGGTTCTGCTGTTGCTGGTCCCGACGGCGCTGGCGGAGTTGCCCGCGACGCTCGCCGCCGACGCCCGCACCGGATCGGTGCCCGCCCTCGCGGTGCGGGTGGATCAGGCTGCCGGGGTCCGGACCGTAGTGGGGTCCGACGGAGCGGTCGCCCCGGTCTACGGGGACGCCGAGTACGCTGCCAGAGCCCTGAGTCATGCCTGCGCCTATGCGGCGTGGCTGCGCCGTCCCGGCGGCGAGGTGCCGGTGCTGTCCGACGTCCGCTCGCGGGACGCGGCGCGGTTGATCTCCCTGTTCCTGGCCACTCACCCCGAAGGCGGCTGGCTGCCGCCGGACCGTGCCGCGGATCTGCTGGCCTGCTACGGGATCCGCTGCGCGCGCCTGGTCCTGGCCACCGACGAACAGAGCGCGGTGACCGCCGCGGACGTCTGGGGCGGCCCGGTCGCGCTGAAGGCGTACTGGCCCGAGCTGATCCACAAGAGCGATGCCGGCGGCGTGCTGCTGGGTCTGTCCGGGCCGGAGGAGATCCGCGCGGGCTGGCGCCGGCTGCGGGACAGGTTCGGCGACCGGCTGGCCGACGTGGTGGTGCAGGAGATGGCGCCGACCGGCGTGGAGCTGCTGGTCGGCGTCGACGACGACGCGGTCTTCGGCCCGCTGGTGGCCTTCGGCATCGGCGGCACCGTCACCGACCTGGCCGCCGACCGCGCCTACCGGCTGGCCCCGCTGACCGGCGCGGACGCCGAGGAACTGGTGCGCTCCACGCGCGCCGCCCGGCTGCTGGCCGGCTATCGCGGCCGGCCCGGAGGAGATGTGGTCGTGGTGCGCGAGGTGCTGTCCCGGCTGGCGCAGCTGGCCGCCGAGCAGACCTGCGTGGCCGAGGCTGAGATCAATCCCCTGATCGCCGCCCCGGACGGCGTGACGGCGGCGGACTTCCGCATCCGTGTCGAACCGCGCACCCCGACCGATCCCTACCTGCGCCGCCTGCGCTGA
- a CDS encoding MBL fold metallo-hydrolase RNA specificity domain-containing protein, with protein sequence MSAPRSAGSLTFLGGAGTVTGSKYLVRTTRSSVLVDCGLFQGLGKLRRRNWEPLPVAAESIDAAVVTHAHLDHCGYLPRLVRDGFTGRVYATPETIRLAGIVLRDSAHLQEEDAEHANQHGWSKHEPALPLYDTKDVERCLEYFTELDFDTTARIADGVQARLRNAGHILGSAWAELTLEGPDGASQPSTIVFSGDLGRPRHPLLRPPAPFQGADTLVLESTYGDRRHDDAGSAARFEDAVDSTLRHGGTVLIPAFAVDRTEMILHELAGLARRGVLRDVPIYVDSPTALAALDIYSEALADHRPQFLPTVTENGLAEILPPGLRLARTQEESRRIDVHNGPQIVISASGMATGGRILHHLQAALPDPRNTVLIVGFAAAGTRARDLTEGATALKIHGRYVPVRARIVQLSGLSAHADYPEVLEWLGTVRAPNTTYLVHGEPTAAEFLRERITERLRWTAVVPRPGEKVLLP encoded by the coding sequence ATGAGCGCACCACGATCCGCCGGCTCGCTGACCTTCCTTGGCGGCGCCGGCACCGTCACCGGAAGCAAGTACCTCGTCCGCACCACGCGCTCCTCCGTGCTCGTGGACTGCGGGCTGTTCCAGGGGCTGGGCAAGCTGCGGCGGCGCAACTGGGAGCCGCTGCCCGTGGCCGCCGAGTCCATCGACGCGGCGGTCGTCACGCACGCCCACCTGGACCACTGCGGCTACCTGCCCCGGTTGGTCAGGGACGGTTTCACCGGCCGGGTGTACGCCACGCCGGAGACCATCCGGCTGGCCGGGATCGTGCTCCGCGACTCCGCGCATCTGCAGGAGGAGGACGCCGAGCACGCCAACCAGCACGGCTGGAGCAAGCACGAGCCGGCGCTGCCGCTGTACGACACCAAGGACGTCGAACGCTGCCTGGAGTACTTCACCGAGCTCGACTTCGACACCACGGCCCGCATCGCCGACGGCGTCCAGGCCCGCCTGCGCAACGCCGGCCACATCCTCGGCTCGGCCTGGGCCGAGCTGACCCTGGAGGGGCCGGACGGCGCGTCGCAGCCCTCGACGATCGTCTTCTCCGGCGACCTGGGACGCCCGCGCCATCCGCTGCTGCGGCCGCCGGCACCGTTCCAGGGCGCCGACACCCTGGTCCTGGAGTCGACCTACGGCGACCGCCGCCACGACGACGCCGGTTCCGCGGCGCGGTTCGAGGACGCCGTCGACTCCACGCTCAGACACGGCGGAACGGTGCTCATCCCGGCCTTCGCCGTGGACCGCACCGAGATGATCCTGCACGAGCTGGCCGGCCTGGCCCGGCGCGGTGTGCTGCGCGACGTCCCGATCTACGTCGACAGCCCGACGGCCCTGGCCGCGCTCGACATCTATTCGGAGGCCCTGGCCGACCACCGACCGCAGTTCCTGCCGACGGTCACCGAGAACGGCCTGGCCGAGATCCTTCCCCCGGGTCTGCGCCTGGCCCGGACCCAGGAGGAGTCCCGCCGCATCGACGTCCACAACGGCCCGCAGATCGTGATCTCCGCCTCGGGCATGGCCACCGGCGGCCGGATCCTGCACCACCTGCAGGCCGCGCTCCCGGACCCGCGGAACACGGTCCTGATCGTCGGGTTCGCCGCCGCCGGCACCCGGGCCCGCGACCTGACCGAAGGCGCCACAGCGCTGAAGATCCACGGCCGCTACGTCCCGGTCCGCGCGCGCATCGTGCAGCTGTCCGGCCTGTCGGCGCACGCCGACTACCCCGAAGTCCTGGAATGGCTCGGCACCGTACGGGCCCCGAACACCACCTACCTGGTCCACGGCGAGCCGACAGCCGCCGAGTTCCTGCGCGAGCGCATCACCGAACGCCTGCGGTGGACGGCTGTCGTCCCCCGCCCGGGAGAGAAGGTCCTTCTGCCGTGA
- a CDS encoding pyridoxamine 5'-phosphate oxidase family protein: MTVGQRMEHFSEAEALDLAATVPIGRIVYSRYALPAVFIVNFRLDGRDPVFRTRKGSMFGAGVAETVVAFEVDRIDEAARDGWYVTFLGRAKLITSPAEQTRLAGLGVDPWAPGEREHFIKIVTEKVVGRRIPHHPDDEHDA; the protein is encoded by the coding sequence ATGACCGTGGGACAGCGCATGGAGCACTTCAGCGAGGCCGAGGCCTTGGACCTCGCCGCGACGGTGCCGATCGGCCGCATCGTCTACAGCCGTTACGCCCTGCCGGCCGTCTTCATCGTCAACTTCCGGCTGGACGGCCGCGACCCGGTGTTCCGGACCCGCAAGGGCTCGATGTTCGGCGCCGGCGTGGCCGAGACCGTCGTCGCCTTCGAGGTCGACCGGATCGACGAGGCGGCGCGCGACGGCTGGTACGTGACCTTCCTGGGCCGCGCCAAGCTGATCACCAGCCCCGCCGAGCAGACCCGGCTGGCCGGGCTGGGCGTCGACCCGTGGGCGCCGGGCGAGCGGGAGCACTTCATCAAGATCGTGACCGAGAAGGTCGTCGGCCGCCGGATCCCGCACCACCCCGACGACGAGCACGACGCCTGA
- a CDS encoding GAF domain-containing protein, whose translation MADRDMGEPRNSLLPQLRMDELLDELISRVTQIRATRDRVQQLLQGVLAVSGGLELDQVLSTIIATATELVDARYGALGVIDSAGEHLERFVTVGLSQQEIDAIGPYPTGMGLLGQLIRHPVPLRLADIAAHESSFGFPDNHPPMRTFLGVPIRVRDKVYGNLYLTEKRGGSQFDADDETLLTALAAAAGVAIDNARLYDEAQQRQRRMEATAELTRALLSGVDSRDVLAVLVERVRDMAGAELVMVSLPGSAAGRLTVQVAAGTGEKRVLGESAPVAGSEVGAVFTDGIGHAIVDGEWDDGPLWKELGLGPAYIAPLGAAGKVRGALVAAKRFGALPFDAGVVRMLTEVGLQVAVALELADHRSDADLLALYADRDRIGRDLHDLAIQRLFATGMTLQSVLKITEKQAVRDRVNRAVSELDDTIKVIRSTIFALSEHGGPDEPGLRAQVLQVCQESSPVLGFTPAVRFTGPVDFEVSDGAVEHALAVTREALSNVGRHAHASKAEVDVETADGSLVLRIADDGVGMPADAVRRSGLGNLADRAAALGGEFSVEPAEGGGTVLTWRVPLED comes from the coding sequence ATGGCCGATCGGGACATGGGCGAGCCCCGCAACTCTTTGCTCCCGCAGCTGCGGATGGACGAGCTGCTGGACGAGCTGATCTCCCGGGTGACCCAGATCCGGGCCACCCGGGACCGAGTGCAACAGCTTCTGCAGGGCGTCCTGGCCGTCTCCGGCGGCCTGGAGCTGGACCAGGTGCTGTCCACCATCATCGCCACCGCCACCGAGCTCGTGGACGCCCGCTACGGCGCCCTGGGGGTCATCGACAGCGCCGGGGAGCACCTGGAGCGCTTCGTCACCGTCGGGCTGAGCCAGCAGGAGATCGACGCCATCGGGCCCTACCCGACCGGCATGGGGCTGCTCGGCCAGCTCATCCGGCACCCGGTGCCGCTCCGGCTGGCCGACATCGCCGCTCACGAGTCCTCGTTCGGGTTCCCCGACAACCATCCGCCGATGCGGACTTTCCTTGGTGTTCCGATCCGGGTCCGGGACAAGGTCTACGGCAACCTGTACCTGACCGAGAAGCGCGGCGGCTCCCAGTTCGACGCCGATGACGAGACGCTGCTGACCGCCCTGGCCGCGGCGGCCGGCGTGGCGATCGACAACGCCCGCTTGTACGACGAGGCACAGCAGCGGCAGCGGCGCATGGAGGCGACCGCCGAGCTGACCCGGGCCCTGCTCTCCGGCGTCGATTCCCGGGACGTGCTCGCCGTGCTGGTCGAACGGGTGCGGGACATGGCCGGGGCGGAGCTGGTGATGGTATCGCTTCCGGGTTCCGCGGCCGGGCGGCTGACCGTCCAGGTCGCGGCGGGCACCGGCGAGAAGCGGGTGCTGGGCGAGTCGGCGCCGGTCGCCGGCTCCGAGGTGGGCGCGGTGTTCACCGACGGGATCGGGCACGCGATCGTCGACGGCGAGTGGGACGACGGGCCGTTGTGGAAGGAGCTCGGCCTGGGGCCGGCCTACATCGCCCCGCTCGGCGCGGCGGGCAAGGTGCGCGGGGCACTGGTGGCCGCCAAGCGGTTCGGGGCCCTGCCGTTCGACGCGGGTGTCGTGCGCATGCTGACCGAGGTCGGCTTGCAGGTCGCGGTCGCGCTGGAGCTGGCCGACCACCGGTCGGACGCGGACCTGCTGGCCCTGTACGCCGACCGGGACCGGATCGGCCGGGACCTGCACGACCTGGCCATCCAGCGGCTGTTCGCCACCGGGATGACGCTGCAGTCGGTCTTGAAGATCACCGAGAAGCAGGCGGTCCGGGACCGGGTGAACCGGGCCGTGTCCGAACTCGACGACACCATCAAGGTGATCCGCTCGACCATCTTCGCCCTGTCCGAGCACGGAGGGCCGGACGAGCCCGGGTTGCGGGCACAGGTGTTGCAGGTCTGTCAGGAGTCTTCGCCCGTGTTGGGCTTCACTCCCGCGGTGCGGTTCACCGGGCCGGTCGACTTCGAGGTCTCCGACGGCGCGGTCGAGCACGCGCTGGCCGTGACCCGGGAGGCGCTGTCGAACGTGGGGCGGCACGCACACGCTTCGAAGGCCGAGGTCGATGTGGAGACCGCCGACGGGTCGCTGGTGCTGCGGATCGCCGACGACGGGGTGGGGATGCCGGCGGACGCGGTCCGGCGCAGCGGGTTGGGGAACCTGGCCGACCGGGCTGCGGCGCTCGGCGGCGAGTTCTCGGTGGAGCCGGCTGAGGGTGGGGGGACGGTTTTGACGTGGCGGGTTCCGCTGGAGGATTGA